One window of the Calditrichota bacterium genome contains the following:
- a CDS encoding MotA/TolQ/ExbB proton channel family protein, with protein sequence MQETWLFFERGGIMMIPLLLSSIIVLAIVIERSIILRKKKILIPEIIRVIEEIKKPDDIHLAISICNQNKGAFANIIQLGLENNGLPRDELKELITDQGRQEVRSLQKGLVIIETIAGIAPLLGLLGTVLGMIKVFTVISEQGLGQTKALSGGISEALITTVAGLSIGIASLIFYNYFADKAENMIMDIEKYTSKLLRKFVRFQMDTAIDEVKHAV encoded by the coding sequence ATGCAAGAAACCTGGTTGTTTTTTGAACGCGGTGGAATCATGATGATTCCGTTATTGTTGTCGTCAATTATTGTATTAGCAATTGTAATTGAGCGCTCCATTATCCTGAGAAAGAAAAAAATACTAATCCCGGAAATCATTCGCGTCATCGAAGAGATCAAAAAGCCAGACGACATCCATCTGGCGATTTCTATCTGCAATCAGAATAAAGGCGCCTTTGCGAACATCATTCAATTGGGGCTTGAAAATAACGGCCTGCCGCGCGATGAATTGAAAGAATTAATTACAGACCAGGGCCGGCAGGAAGTTCGCTCGCTGCAAAAAGGACTGGTTATTATTGAAACGATTGCCGGCATCGCGCCGCTGCTCGGTTTGCTGGGAACTGTTTTGGGGATGATAAAAGTTTTCACCGTCATTTCAGAACAGGGACTGGGACAAACAAAAGCGCTTTCCGGCGGAATATCAGAAGCGTTGATTACCACCGTGGCAGGGTTATCCATTGGAATCGCTTCGCTCATTTTTTACAATTATTTTGCCGATAAAGCCGAAAATATGATCATGGACATTGAAAAATATACTTCAAAATTACTGCGCAAATTTGTGCGTTTTCAAATGGATACCGCGATCGACGAGGTGAAACATGCAGTTTAG
- a CDS encoding biopolymer transporter ExbD, whose product MQFSEKKQRKPIINITSLIDVLFLLLIFFMVSSTFVEQPGMKLELPESKSSTAEKIKELVVEITADGTLLLNDNPVSMNDLENKFKEMLPRLQEKSLVLKADKTIPHGTVVKVMDIARLSGLEKLIIATTVEQN is encoded by the coding sequence ATGCAGTTTAGTGAAAAAAAACAGCGAAAACCTATCATCAACATTACCTCTCTCATCGACGTGCTGTTTTTATTGCTCATATTTTTTATGGTCTCCTCTACTTTCGTAGAGCAGCCGGGTATGAAACTGGAGCTTCCGGAATCGAAATCCTCAACTGCGGAAAAAATCAAAGAATTGGTCGTGGAAATCACTGCCGATGGCACTTTACTTCTTAACGACAATCCGGTTTCCATGAACGATCTCGAAAATAAATTTAAGGAAATGTTACCCCGGCTGCAGGAAAAATCTCTTGTGTTGAAAGCTGACAAAACTATTCCTCACGGCACAGTAGTGAAAGTCATGGACATTGCCCGGTTGAGTGGATTGGAAAAACTGATTATCGCCACTACAGTGGAACAAAATTGA